A window of the Tripterygium wilfordii isolate XIE 37 chromosome 12, ASM1340144v1, whole genome shotgun sequence genome harbors these coding sequences:
- the LOC120010551 gene encoding uncharacterized protein LOC120010551 yields the protein MSMSPEIMKRYIRLPTAREIWKALSKAFFDGTDELQVFSLHQKAFSAKQNGRALSLYYGDLTEIFGELDHRDKVIMESEKDIESYRKSVQRQRVHIFLAGLDGEYDQIRGEILRKDPIPELEECYALVRRESHRRATMNGEPENSEASAMVARNRPHQSRPDRSRSNHPKGINGADKSSYKCTHCGASGHTKSRCYEIVGYPEWWDHTRDSRKVNPKRTSTAALVETQPDDDKNVDTKASALIAAAGYPNEANDWLWC from the exons ATGTCCATGTCTCCTGAAATCATGAAACGCTACATTCGTTTGCCTACTGCTCGAGAAATTTGGAAAGCTTTGTCTAAAGCTTTTTTTGATGGAACTGACGAGTTACAAGTTTTCTCCTTACACCAAAAGGCTTTCTCTGCCAAACAAAATGGTAGAGCACTTTCGTTGTATTATGGAGACTTAACTGAAATCTTTGGTGAGTTGGATCATCGTGATAAGGTGATTATGGAAAGTGAGAAGGACATTGAATCTTATAGGAAATCTGTTCAGCGACAAAGGGTACACATCTTTCTTGCCGGATTAGATGGTGAATATGACCAAATCCGTGGTGAAATTTTGAGGAAGGATCCTATTCCAGAATTAGAAGAATGTTATGCTCTGGTTCGTCGTGAATCACACCGCCGTGCAACTATGAATGGAGAACCCGAAAATTCTGAAGCCTCTGCCATGGTGGCACGAAATCGAcctcatcaaagtcgaccagaTCGATCCCGGTCCAACCATCCAAAGGGCATCAATGGTGCCGACAAGTCTAGCTACAAGTGCACTCATTGCGGAGCATCAGGTCACACCAAAAGCCGTTGCTATGAAATTGTGGGATATCCAGAATGGTGGGATCACACACGTGACTCAAGGAAGGTGAATCCTAAAAGAACTTCAACCGCTGCACTAGTTGAAACACAACCAGATGATGACAAGAATGTTGATACAAAGGCCTCAGCACTAATAGCAGCAGCAG GATATCCGAACGAAGCAAACGATTGGTTGTGGTGTTAG
- the LOC120011132 gene encoding probable phospholipid-transporting ATPase 8, protein MTRRGIHFSKLYSFSCFKSSFRDDHSQIGQKGYSRVVYCNDPDNPEAVALNYRGNYVSTTKYTAANFIPKFLFEQFRRVANIYFLVVACVSFSPLAPYSALSVLAPLIVVIGATMAKEAVEDWRRRKQDIEANNRKVKVYGKNHTFYETKWKKLRVGDIVKIQKDEYFPADLLLLSSSYEDGICYVETMNLDGETNLKLKHALEETSSLRDEESFKNSVIRCEDPNENLYSFVGTLEYNGKSYPLSPQQILLRDSKLKNTDYIYGVVIYTGHDTKVMQNATDPPSKRSKIERKMDKIIYILFSTLILISFIGSVFFGIETAKDISHGKYRRWYLRPDNATVFYDPHRALLASFFHFLTGLMLYGYLIPISLYVSIEIVKVLQSIFINQDQDMYDEETDRPGHARTSNLNEELGQVDTILSDKTGTLTCNSMEFVKCSAAGTAYGRGMTEVERALAKRRGDGPSVVDDTSSDIQGYDGNNVDSGKSIKGFNFRDERLMNGQWINEPHADVIQKFFRVLAICHTAIPDVNKESGEISYEAESPDEAAFVIAARELGFEFFERSQTSIVLHELDPVRGKRVDRVYKLLHVLEFSSSRKRMSVIVRNEENQLLLLCKGADSVMFERLSKDGRHFEVETKKHIKRYAESGLRTLVVAYRELDEDEYKQWEQEFLKAKTSVTPDRDALVDAAADKIERDLSLLGATAVEDKLQKGVPECIDKLAQAGIKIWVLTGDKMETAINIGYACSLLRQGMKLIVITLDSPDIEALEKQGDKEAAAKASLNSVTKQIQEAKSQLSSIKESSDGSGLVIDGKSLSFVLDKKLENLFLELAIDCASVICCRSSPKQKALVTRLVKTGTGKTTLAVGDGANDVGMLQEADIGVGISGAEGMQAVMASDFAIAQFHFLERLLLVHGHWCYRRITMMICYFFYKNITFGFTLFWFEAYASFSGQPAYNDWYMSFYNVFFTSLPVIALGVFDQDVSARLCLKHPLLYQEGVQNVLFSWLRIFGWMGNGVLSSIIIFFFTTNSMIYQAFRKDGQVVDLEVLGATMYTCVVWAVNCQMALSINYFTWIQHFFIWGSIAFWYIFLIIYGAMPPLISTTAFQVLVEACAPSVLYWLVTVLVVISTLLPYFSYRAFQSQFRPMYHDIIQRQRLARSETEISAAELPARVQIRIHNLQENLRSRSSS, encoded by the exons ATGACGAGGAGGGGGATACATTTTAGCAAATTGTATTCATTCTCTTGTTTCAAATCGTCCTTTAGAGATGATCATTCTCAAATTGGGCAAAAGGGGTACTCCCGGGTAGTGTATTGTAATGACCCTGATAATCCTGAGGCTGTTGCCCTCAACTATAGGGGGAATTATGTATCTACCACTAAGTATACGGCAGCTAATTTTATTCCCAAGTTTTTGTTCGAGCAGTTCAGGAGGGTTGCAAATATATACTTTCTTGTTGTAGCTTGTGTTTCATTTAGTCCGTTGGCACCTTATTCGGCGCTTAGTGTTCTTGCACCTTTGATTGTGGTGATTGGAGCTACAATGGCCAAGGAAGCTgtggaagattggaggagaaGAAAGCAG GACATAGAGGCCAACAATCGAAAGGTTAAAGTTTATGGTAAAAACCATACTTTCTACGAGACCAAATGGAAGAAACTCCGAGTTGGGGATATTGTTAAGATACAAAAGGATGAATACTTTCCTGCTGATCTGCTTCTGCTTTCATCAAGCTATGAGGACGGAATTTGCTATGTTGAGACTATGAACCTTGATGGAGAAACTAACTTAAAATTGAAGCATGCCTTAGAGGAAACATCTTCTCTTCGTGATGAGGAATCATTTAAGAATTCTGTGATCAGATGTGAGGATCCAAATGAAAATTTGTATTCCTTTGTTGGAACACTGGAATATAATGGAAAATCATACCCACTTTCTCCGCAGCAGATTCTTTTGAGAGATTCTAAGCTGAAGAACACTGATTATATCTATGGTGTTGTTATATATACAGGGCATGACACAAAAGTGATGCAAAATGCTACAGATCCTCCATCTAAGAGGAGTAAGATTGAGAGGAAAATGGACAAGATTATATACATCCTTTTCAGTACGTTGATTTTGATATCATTTATTGGATCAGTGTTTTTTGGTATTGAGACTGCTAAAGATATTAGTCATGGAAAATATAGAAGGTGGTATCTGCGTCCAGATAATGCGACTGTATTTTATGATCCACATAGAGCATTGTTAGCTTCATTTTTCCATTTCTTGACAGGCCTTATGCTGTATGGATACTTGATACCAATATCATTATATGTTTCTATAGAGATTGTGAAGGTGTTACAGAGTATTTTCATTAACCAAGATCAGGATATGTATGACGAGGAAACAGATAGGCCAGGTCATGCTCGCACATCTAATTTGAATGAGGAACTTGGTCAGGTTGATACAATACTATCTGACAAAACAGGCACTTTGACCTGCAACTCCATGGAGTTTGTCAAATGCTCAGCAGCTGGAACTGCCTATGGCCGTGGTATGACAGAGGTAGAGAGGGCTTTGGCTAAGAGAAGAGGCGATGGACCATCAGTTGTTGATGATACTTCATCCGATATACAAGGCTATGATGGCAACAATGTTGACTCTGGGAAGTCAATCAAGGGATTCAACTTCAGAGATGAACGCTTAATGAATGGGCAGTGGATTAATGAACCTCATGCAGATGTCATACAGAAGTTCTTTCGAGTGTTGGCGATTTGCCATACAGCAATTCCTGATGTAAATAAGGAATCAGGTGAAATTTCTTATGAAGCTGAGTCACCAGATGAAGCAGCTTTTGTCATAGCTGCAAGGGAGCTAGGCTTTGAGTTTTTTGAAAGATCACAGACGAGCATTGTATTGCATGAATTGGATCCTGTGAGAGGTAAGAGGGTTGACAG AGTGTACAAGCTTCTTCATGTCCTAGAGTTCAGTAGTTCTCGCAAAAGAATGTCTGTCATTGTGAGGAATGAGGAGAATCAGTTGTTACTTCTTTGTAAGGGCGCAGACAG TGTGATGTTTGAAAGACTTTCAAAAGATGGGCGGCACTTTGAGGTGGAGACCAAAAAACACATCAAGAGATATGCTGAGTCTGGTTTACGAACCTTGGTAGTTGCATATCGTGAACTTGATGAAGATGAGTACAAACAGTGGGAACAGGAATTCCTTAAGGCCAAAACTTCTGTGACACCAGACCGAGATGCATTAGTGGACGCAGCTGCTGATAAGATTGAAAGGGATTTAAGTCTTCTTGGCGCTACAGCTGTTGAGGACAAACTGCAGAAAGGG GTTCCTGAGTGCATTGACAAGCTTGCGCAGGCTGGAATCAAGATATGGGTCTTAACTGGAGATAAGATGGAAACTGCAATAAACATTGG GTATGCATGTAGTCTACTGAGACAAGGAATGAAGCTAATTGTGATCACGCTAGATTCCCCagacattgaagctttggaaaaaCAAGGTGATAAAGAAGCTGCTGCTAAG GCTTCGCTCAACAGTGTAACAAAACAAATACAAGAAGCTAAATCTCAACTTAGCTCTATCAAAGAAAGTTCAGACGGAAGTGGATTGGTGATTGATGGCAAGTCGTTGTCTTTTGTGCTGGACAAGAAGTTGGAGAACCTGTTTTTGGAGCTTGCAATTGACTGTGCTTCTGTGATATGCTGTCGGTCTTCACCGAAACAGAAAGCACTT GTAACAAGGCTGGTCAAGACGGGAACTGGTAAAACGACATTAGCAGTTGGTGATGGGGCAAATGACGTTGGTATGCTTCAAGAGGCTGACATTGGCGTTGGTATTAGCGGCGCCGAAGGAATGCAG GCAGTGATGGCAAGTGATTTTGCAATAGCTCAATTCCATTTCTTGGAACGGTTGTTGCTGGTACATGGCCATTGGTGTTACAGGCGAATAACCATGATG ATATGCTATTTCTTCTACAAGAATATCACATTTGGGTTTACCCTATTTTGGTTTGAGGCCTATGCTTCGTTCTCGGGACAGCCTGCTTATAATGATTGGTACATGTCCTTCTACAATGTCTTCTTCACATCACTCCCAGTCATTGCTCTCGGCGTTTTTGATCAGGATGTTTCTGCACGTCTTTGCCTAAAG CATCCTTTATTATATCAAGAGGGAGTACAGAATGTCCTCTTCAGCTGGCTTCGCATATTTGGTTGGATGGGTAACGGAGTCCTTAGTTCCatcattattttcttcttcacgACGAACTCCATGATTTATCAAGCCTTCAGGAAAGATGGTCAGGTAGTTGACTTAGAAGTCCTTGGGGCAACAATGTACACATGCGTGGTGTGGGCGGTGAATTGCCAAATGGCTCTTTCCATCAACTACTTCACTTGGATTCAACATTTTTTCATCTGGGGAAGCATTGCCTTCTGGTATATTTTCctaatcatttatggtgctatGCCTCCCTTAATATCCACAACAGCATTCCAGGTTCTGGTGGAAGCATGTGCTCCAAGTGTTCTATATTGGCTTGTCACCGTTCTTGTCGTCATCTCCACTCTACTACCCTACTTTTCCTACAGGGCCTTTCAGTCTCAATTTCGACCAATGTACCATGATATCATACAAAGACAACGATTAGCACGCTCGGAGACTGAAATTTCTGCTGCAGAATTGCCTGCCCGGGTCCAAATCAGAATCCATAATTTGCAGGAAAATTTGAGGTCGAGGAGCTCTAGTTGA
- the LOC120010128 gene encoding endo-1,3;1,4-beta-D-glucanase-like: MSGPECCTNPPALNPSSGSGHVEKLGGLDTYLTGPADSNRAVLLISDVFGYEAPKLRKLADKIAAAGFYVVVPDFFYGDPYVADIPERPVQVWIKDHGPDKGVEDTKLVVEALKSKGVSAIGAAGFCWGAKVVVELAKPQFIQAALMLHPSMVTVDVIKGVEVPIAILGAEHDKFSPPALLKQFEEVLAAKNEVESFVKVFPNVSHGWTVRYDVDDPAVVSAAEEAHQNMLHWVSKYVK, translated from the exons ATGTCTGGACCGGAATGCTGTACAAACCCACCAGCACTGAACCCAAGCAGTGGATCAGGTCACGTCGAGAAGCTTGGAGGCCTAGACACCTATCTCACTGGTCCTGCTGACTCCAACCGCGCGGTTCTTCTTATCTCCGATGTTTTTG gatatgaagctccaaaGTTAAG GAAGCTTGCGGACAAGATTGCAGCAGCTGGATTCTATGTGGTGGTTCCAGACTTCTTTTATGGGGATCCCTACGTGGCTGACATCCCTGAGAGGCCCGTACAAGTTTGGATAAAAGACCATGGACCG GACAAAGGGGTAGAAGATACAAAGCTAGTAGTTGAAGCTTTAAAGAGTAAGGGTGTGTCTGCCATTGGGGCAGCAGGCTTTTGTTGGGGAG CCAAGGTAGTGGTTGAATTGGCGAAGCCTCAGTTTATCCAAGCTGCATTGATGTTACATCCTTCAATGGTTACTGTAGATGTTATCAAGG GTGTTGAGGTTCCCATTGCTATACTTGGAGCTGAGCATGACAAGTTCTCTCCACCGGCTCTCTTGAAACAATTTGAAGAGGTTTTAGCTGCCAAAAATGAG GTTGAGAGCTTTGTCAAGGTATTTCCCAACGTTTCACATGGCTGGACCGTGAGATACGATGTCGATGATCCAGCAGTTGTGAGTGCTGCAGAGGAGGCACATCAAAACATGCTGCATTGGGTCAGCAAATATGTTAAATGA
- the LOC120010243 gene encoding uncharacterized protein LOC120010243: MGNWMNKEPPPPMVLVPPLFDFPPLAARTRMLDSSYNLLFGKLALKCLFEDYFEEAKHFSTRIMLKPIDDPHVDLIATVSGPLDHKPEEKIAGNALFRWQSDIDDPHTFMDLFVSTSDPILQMRSCAYSPRFGVGTFGILPVLMKKRVSSEDYGIMGLRYGSGNFSVGATILPFALKDELPKSAWLVSKMGSLTVGVQYEPQYASKDGEKYKNLMNWSCAIGYGVGSGSPLSPSFNFGLELAKSSQFIASFYQHVVVQRRVKNPLEENEIVGITNYIDFGFELQTRVDDVKTSKDIPDSSFQVAASWQANKNFLLKGKIGPLSSTVALAFKSWWKPSFTFNISATRDRTVGKTAYGFGIRVENLRQASYQRADPNFVMLTPSKEHLAEGILWKIGKRPMLQSDVNAGNFDGLPKELRPLAKIL; this comes from the exons ATGGGTAACTGGATGAACAAGGAGCCACCGCCGCCAATGGTGCTGGTTCCACCCCTCTTTGATTTCCCTCCTCTCGCTGCTCGCACCAG GATGTTGGATTCATCATATAACCTGCTATTTGGGAAGCTTGCTTTAAAATGCCTCTTTGAGGATTATTTTGAAGAAGCAAAACATTTTAGCACAAGAATTATGTTGAAACCGATTGATGATCCTCATGTTGATTTAATTGCAACA GTCTCAGGCCCACTTGATCATAAGCCCGAGGAAAAAATTGCAGGAAATGCATTGTTTCGCTGGCAAAG TGACATTGATGATCCTCATACTTTCATGGACCTTTTCGTATCGACTTCTGATCC GATTTTACAGATGAGGTCTTGTGCATACTCTCCAAGATTTGGAGTTGGAACTTTTGGTATTCTTCCAGTTCTAATGAAGAAAAG AGTATCTTCTGAGGACTATGGTATAATGGGACTGAGATATGGCTCTGGAAATTTTTCCGTAGGAGCCACGATTTTACCTTTTGCTT TGAAAGATGAATTACCAAAGAGTGCATGGCTGGTGAGCAAGATGGGATCTCTGACGGTTGGAGTGCAATATGAGCCGCAAT ATGCAAGCAAAGAtggtgaaaaatataaaaacttgATGAATTGGAGTTGTGCAATTGGCTATGGAGTTGGATCAGGAAGCCCCTTGAGTCCTTCTTTCAACTTTGGTCTTGAACTTGCCAAAAGTTCTCAG TTCATTGCCTCATTTTATCAACATGTGGTCGTTCAGAGACGG GTGAAGAACCCCcttgaagaaaatgaaattgttgGAATTACAAATTATATAGACTTTGGCTTTGAGTTACAGACAAG GGTCGATGATGTGAAAACATCAAAGGATATCCCGGATTCCAGTTTTCAAGTAGCTGCATCCTGGCAAGCCAATAAAAACTTTTTACTAAAG GGGAAGATAGGACCTCTCAGCTCAACAGTAGCATTGGCATTCAAGTCATGGTGGAAACCTTCTTTCACTTTCAATATTTCAG CTACAAGAGATCGAACAGTTGGAAAGACTGCGTATGGATTTGGCATTCGTGTTGAAAACCTTAGACAAGCCAG CTATCAAAGAGCTGATCCAAATTTTGTGATGCTGACACCGAGCAAGGAGCATTTAGCAGAGGGCATTCTCTGGAAAATTGGGAAGAGACCCATGTTGCAATCAGATGTAAATGCTGGAAATTTTGATGGCTTACCTAAGGAATTGAGACCCTTGGCCAAGATTTTGTAA